The following coding sequences are from one Vulpes vulpes isolate BD-2025 chromosome 12, VulVul3, whole genome shotgun sequence window:
- the BRD8 gene encoding bromodomain-containing protein 8 isoform X9 translates to MRSGDQNWVSVSRAIKPFAEPGRPPDWFSQKHCASQYSELLETTETPKRKRGEKGEVVETVEDVIVRKLTAERVEELKKVIKETQEKYRRLKRDAELIQAGHMDSRLDELCNDIVMKKKLEEEEAEVKRKATDAAYQARQAVKTPPRRLPTVMVRSPIDSASPGGDYPLGDLTATTMEEATSGVNESEMAVASGHLNSTGVLLEVGGVLPMIHGGEMQQTPNTVAASPAASGAPTLSRLLEAGPTQFTTPLASFTTVASEPPVKLVPPPVESVSQATIVMMPALPTPSSAPAVSTPESVAPVSQPDTCVPMEAVGDPHTVTVSMDSSEISMIINSIKEECFRSGVAEAPGGSKAPSIDGKEDLDLAEKMDIAVSYTGEELDFETVGDIIAIIEDKVDDHPEVLDVAAVEAALSFCEENDDPQSLPGPWEHPIQQERDKPVSLPAPEMTVKQERLDFEETENKGIHELVDIREPSVEIKMEPAEPEQGISGPEIVAGVVPAPSMEPPELRSQELDEEPRSIATGEIAEADVSSGKGDETPLTTVKTEASPESMLSPSHGSNPIEDPLEAETQHKFEMSDSLKEESGTIFGSQIKDAPGEDEEEDGVSEAASLEEAKEEDQGEGYLSEMDNEPPVSESDDGFSIHNATLQSHTLADSIPSSPASSQFSVCSEDQEAIQAQKIWKKAIMLVWRAAANHRYANVFLQPVTDDIAPGYHSIVQRPMDLSTIKKNIENGLIRSTAEFQRDIMLMFQNAVMYNSSDHDVYHMAVEMQRDVLEQIQQFLATQLIMQTSESGISAKSLRGRDSTRKQDSSEKDSVPMGSPAFLLSLFDGGTRGRRCAIEADMKMKK, encoded by the exons GGTATCAGTTAGCAGAGCAATCAAGCCCTTTGCAGAACCTGGCCGTCCTCCAGACTGGTTCTCTCAAAAA CATTGTGCTTCCCAGTACTCAGAGCTTCTAGAGACCACTGAGACCCCAAA aAGGAAACGGGGCGAAAAGGGAGAAGTGGTCGAAACTGTTGAAGATGTCATTGTTCGGAAATTGACTGCTGAAAGAGTTGAGGAACTAAAGAAAGTGATAAAGGAAACCCAAGAAAAATATAG gCGGCTGAAAAGAGATGCAGAACTAATTCAAGCTGGGCACATGGACAGCAGACTGGATGAGCTTTGCAATGACATTGTGAT GAAAAAGAagttggaggaagaggaggctgaaGTAAAGAGGAAGGCTACGGATGCTGCATATCAGG CTCGTCAAGCAGTAAAAACACCCCCTCGGAGATTACCCACTGTGATGGTCCGCTCTCCTATAGATTCTGCCTCCCCAGGAGGTGATTATCCACTCGGAGACTTGACTGCAACCACTATGGAAGAGGCCACCTCTGGA GTCAATGAGAGTGAAATGGCTGTGGCTTCGGGCCACTTGAACAGTACAGGTGTCCTCCTGGAGGTAGGCGGGGTTCTTCCCATGATACATGGTGGGGAAATGCAGCAGACACCCAACACTGTTGCGGCCTCCCCTGCTGCCTCAG GTGCTCCCACTCTTTCCCGGCTTTTAGAAGCTGGTCCTACACAGTTCACCACTCCTCTTGCTTCCTTCACTACTGTTGCCAGTGAACCTCCAGTTAAACTTGTGCCACCCCCTGTAGAGTCTGTGTCCCAGGCTACCATTGTCATGATGCCTGCGCTGCCAACACCATCCTCTGCTCCGGCTGTCTCCACTCCTGAGAGTGTAGCTCCAG TGAGTCAGCCTGACACTTGTGTCCCCATGGAGGCTGTGGGGGATCCACATACTGTGACTGTTTCCATGGATAGCAGCGAAATCTCCATGATCATCAATTCTATCAAAGAAGAGTGTTTCCGATCAGGGGTAGCAGAGGCCCCTGGGGGGTCAAAGGCTCCCAGCATAGATGGGAAGGAAGATTTAGATCTGGCTGAGAAGATGGATATTGCTGTGTCTTACACAGGTGAAGAGCTTGACTTTGAGACTGTTGGAGACATCATTGCCATCATTGAGGACAAG GTAGATGATCATCCTGAAGTGCTGGATGTGGCAGCAGTAGAAGCGGCACTGTCATTCTGTGAAGAGAATGATGATCCCCAGTCCCTGCCTGGCCCCTGGGAGCACCCGATCCAGCAGGAGCGGGATAAGCCAGTATCTCTTCCTGCACCAGAGATGACAGTCAAGCAAGAAAGGCTGGACtttgaggaaacagaaaacaaaggaatCCATGAACTGGTAGACATCAGGGAGCCTAGTGTTGAGATTAAAATGGAACCTGCGGAACCAGAACAAGGCATCTCAGGTCCTGAAATAGTAGCTGGAGTTGTTCCAGCCCCAAGTATGGAGCCACCAGAACTCAGGAGTCAAGAGTTAGATGAGGAACCCAGAAGTATTGCCACTGGAGAGATTGCTGAAGCAGATGTTTCCAGTGGGAAAGGCGATGAGACTCCACTTACAACTGTGAAGACAGAG GCATCCCCTGAAAGCATGTTGTCTCCATCACATGGCTCCAATCCCATCGAAGATCCTTTAGAGGCAGAGACTCAGCACAAGTTTGAAATGTCAG ACTCATTGAAAGAAGAATCAGGGACTATTTTTGGAAGCCAGATAAAG GATGCCCCaggtgaggatgaggaggaagatgGAGTCAGCGAAGCTGCCAGCCTAGAAGAGGCTAAGGAAGAAGATCAAGGAGAAGGCTATCTGTCAGAAATGGATAATGAGCCACCTGTGAGCGAGAGCGATGATGGCTTTAGCATTCACAATGCTACACTGCAGTCCCATACACTGGCAGACTCCATCCCCAGCAGCCCTGCTTCTTCACAGTT CTCTGTCTGTAGTGAAGATCAGGAAGCCATTCAGGCacagaaaatctggaagaaagcTATCATGCTTGTATGGAGAGCTGCAGCTAATCATAG ATATGCCAATGTCTTCCTACAGCCTGTTACAGATGATATAGCACCTGGCTACCATAGCATTGTACAGAG gccTATGGATTTGTCAACTATtaagaaaaacattgaaaatggACTGATCCGCAGCACAGCTGAATTTCAGCGGGATATTATGCTGATGTTCCAGAATGCTGTAATGTATAATAGCTCGGACCATGATGTCTATCATATGGCAGTAGAAATGCAGCGAGATGTCTTAGAGCAAATCCAG CAATTCCTTGCCACACAGTTGATTATGCAGACATCTGAATCTGGGATCAGTGCTAAAAGTCTTCGTGGGAGAGATTCTACCCGCAAACAGGATTCTTCAGAGAAG GACAGTGTCCCCATGGgctctcctgccttccttctctctctcttt GATGGGGGCACCAGGGGGCGCCGCTGTGCCATTGAAGCAGATATGAAGATGAAAAAGTGA
- the BRD8 gene encoding bromodomain-containing protein 8 isoform X8, whose amino-acid sequence MRSGDQNWVSVSRAIKPFAEPGRPPDWFSQKHCASQYSELLETTETPKRKRGEKGEVVETVEDVIVRKLTAERVEELKKVIKETQEKYRRLKRDAELIQAGHMDSRLDELCNDIVMKKKLEEEEAEVKRKATDAAYQARQAVKTPPRRLPTVMVRSPIDSASPGGDYPLGDLTATTMEEATSGVTPGTLPSTPVTSFPGIPDTLPPGSAPLEAPMTPVTDDSPQKKMLGQKATPPPSPLLSELLKKGSLLPTSPRLVNESEMAVASGHLNSTGVLLEVGGVLPMIHGGEMQQTPNTVAASPAASVSQPDTCVPMEAVGDPHTVTVSMDSSEISMIINSIKEECFRSGVAEAPGGSKAPSIDGKEDLDLAEKMDIAVSYTGEELDFETVGDIIAIIEDKVDDHPEVLDVAAVEAALSFCEENDDPQSLPGPWEHPIQQERDKPVSLPAPEMTVKQERLDFEETENKGIHELVDIREPSVEIKMEPAEPEQGISGPEIVAGVVPAPSMEPPELRSQELDEEPRSIATGEIAEADVSSGKGDETPLTTVKTEASPESMLSPSHGSNPIEDPLEAETQHKFEMSDSLKEESGTIFGSQIKDAPGEDEEEDGVSEAASLEEAKEEDQGEGYLSEMDNEPPVSESDDGFSIHNATLQSHTLADSIPSSPASSQFSVCSEDQEAIQAQKIWKKAIMLVWRAAANHRYANVFLQPVTDDIAPGYHSIVQRPMDLSTIKKNIENGLIRSTAEFQRDIMLMFQNAVMYNSSDHDVYHMAVEMQRDVLEQIQQFLATQLIMQTSESGISAKSLRGRDSTRKQDSSEKDSVPMGSPAFLLSLFDGGTRGRRCAIEADMKMKK is encoded by the exons GGTATCAGTTAGCAGAGCAATCAAGCCCTTTGCAGAACCTGGCCGTCCTCCAGACTGGTTCTCTCAAAAA CATTGTGCTTCCCAGTACTCAGAGCTTCTAGAGACCACTGAGACCCCAAA aAGGAAACGGGGCGAAAAGGGAGAAGTGGTCGAAACTGTTGAAGATGTCATTGTTCGGAAATTGACTGCTGAAAGAGTTGAGGAACTAAAGAAAGTGATAAAGGAAACCCAAGAAAAATATAG gCGGCTGAAAAGAGATGCAGAACTAATTCAAGCTGGGCACATGGACAGCAGACTGGATGAGCTTTGCAATGACATTGTGAT GAAAAAGAagttggaggaagaggaggctgaaGTAAAGAGGAAGGCTACGGATGCTGCATATCAGG CTCGTCAAGCAGTAAAAACACCCCCTCGGAGATTACCCACTGTGATGGTCCGCTCTCCTATAGATTCTGCCTCCCCAGGAGGTGATTATCCACTCGGAGACTTGACTGCAACCACTATGGAAGAGGCCACCTCTGGA GTAACCCCTGGGACTTTGCCGAGTACCCCAGTCACCTCGTTTCCTGGGATTCCTGACACCCTTCCTCCAGGCTCTGCACCCTTAGAAGCCCCCATGACCCCAGTAACAGATGATTCACCCCAGAAAAAGATGCTTGGACAGAAAGCaactccacccccctcccctctgctgtcAGAGCTCTTGAAGAAGGGCAGCCTCCTGCCTACTAGCCCCAGACTG GTCAATGAGAGTGAAATGGCTGTGGCTTCGGGCCACTTGAACAGTACAGGTGTCCTCCTGGAGGTAGGCGGGGTTCTTCCCATGATACATGGTGGGGAAATGCAGCAGACACCCAACACTGTTGCGGCCTCCCCTGCTGCCTCAG TGAGTCAGCCTGACACTTGTGTCCCCATGGAGGCTGTGGGGGATCCACATACTGTGACTGTTTCCATGGATAGCAGCGAAATCTCCATGATCATCAATTCTATCAAAGAAGAGTGTTTCCGATCAGGGGTAGCAGAGGCCCCTGGGGGGTCAAAGGCTCCCAGCATAGATGGGAAGGAAGATTTAGATCTGGCTGAGAAGATGGATATTGCTGTGTCTTACACAGGTGAAGAGCTTGACTTTGAGACTGTTGGAGACATCATTGCCATCATTGAGGACAAG GTAGATGATCATCCTGAAGTGCTGGATGTGGCAGCAGTAGAAGCGGCACTGTCATTCTGTGAAGAGAATGATGATCCCCAGTCCCTGCCTGGCCCCTGGGAGCACCCGATCCAGCAGGAGCGGGATAAGCCAGTATCTCTTCCTGCACCAGAGATGACAGTCAAGCAAGAAAGGCTGGACtttgaggaaacagaaaacaaaggaatCCATGAACTGGTAGACATCAGGGAGCCTAGTGTTGAGATTAAAATGGAACCTGCGGAACCAGAACAAGGCATCTCAGGTCCTGAAATAGTAGCTGGAGTTGTTCCAGCCCCAAGTATGGAGCCACCAGAACTCAGGAGTCAAGAGTTAGATGAGGAACCCAGAAGTATTGCCACTGGAGAGATTGCTGAAGCAGATGTTTCCAGTGGGAAAGGCGATGAGACTCCACTTACAACTGTGAAGACAGAG GCATCCCCTGAAAGCATGTTGTCTCCATCACATGGCTCCAATCCCATCGAAGATCCTTTAGAGGCAGAGACTCAGCACAAGTTTGAAATGTCAG ACTCATTGAAAGAAGAATCAGGGACTATTTTTGGAAGCCAGATAAAG GATGCCCCaggtgaggatgaggaggaagatgGAGTCAGCGAAGCTGCCAGCCTAGAAGAGGCTAAGGAAGAAGATCAAGGAGAAGGCTATCTGTCAGAAATGGATAATGAGCCACCTGTGAGCGAGAGCGATGATGGCTTTAGCATTCACAATGCTACACTGCAGTCCCATACACTGGCAGACTCCATCCCCAGCAGCCCTGCTTCTTCACAGTT CTCTGTCTGTAGTGAAGATCAGGAAGCCATTCAGGCacagaaaatctggaagaaagcTATCATGCTTGTATGGAGAGCTGCAGCTAATCATAG ATATGCCAATGTCTTCCTACAGCCTGTTACAGATGATATAGCACCTGGCTACCATAGCATTGTACAGAG gccTATGGATTTGTCAACTATtaagaaaaacattgaaaatggACTGATCCGCAGCACAGCTGAATTTCAGCGGGATATTATGCTGATGTTCCAGAATGCTGTAATGTATAATAGCTCGGACCATGATGTCTATCATATGGCAGTAGAAATGCAGCGAGATGTCTTAGAGCAAATCCAG CAATTCCTTGCCACACAGTTGATTATGCAGACATCTGAATCTGGGATCAGTGCTAAAAGTCTTCGTGGGAGAGATTCTACCCGCAAACAGGATTCTTCAGAGAAG GACAGTGTCCCCATGGgctctcctgccttccttctctctctcttt GATGGGGGCACCAGGGGGCGCCGCTGTGCCATTGAAGCAGATATGAAGATGAAAAAGTGA
- the BRD8 gene encoding bromodomain-containing protein 8 isoform X7, with amino-acid sequence MATGTGKHKLLSTGPTEPWSIREKLCLASSVMRSGDQNWVSVSRAIKPFAEPGRPPDWFSQKHCASQYSELLETTETPKRKRGEKGEVVETVEDVIVRKLTAERVEELKKVIKETQEKYRRLKRDAELIQAGHMDSRLDELCNDIVMKKKLEEEEAEVKRKATDAAYQARQAVKTPPRRLPTVMVRSPIDSASPGGDYPLGDLTATTMEEATSGVNESEMAVASGHLNSTGVLLEVGGVLPMIHGGEMQQTPNTVAASPAASGAPTLSRLLEAGPTQFTTPLASFTTVASEPPVKLVPPPVESVSQATIVMMPALPTPSSAPAVSTPESVAPVSQPDTCVPMEAVGDPHTVTVSMDSSEISMIINSIKEECFRSGVAEAPGGSKAPSIDGKEDLDLAEKMDIAVSYTGEELDFETVGDIIAIIEDKVDDHPEVLDVAAVEAALSFCEENDDPQSLPGPWEHPIQQERDKPVSLPAPEMTVKQERLDFEETENKGIHELVDIREPSVEIKMEPAEPEQGISGPEIVAGVVPAPSMEPPELRSQELDEEPRSIATGEIAEADVSSGKGDETPLTTVKTEASPESMLSPSHGSNPIEDPLEAETQHKFEMSDSLKEESGTIFGSQIKDAPGEDEEEDGVSEAASLEEAKEEDQGEGYLSEMDNEPPVSESDDGFSIHNATLQSHTLADSIPSSPASSQFSVCSEDQEAIQAQKIWKKAIMLVWRAAANHRYANVFLQPVTDDIAPGYHSIVQRPMDLSTIKKNIENGLIRSTAEFQRDIMLMFQNAVMYNSSDHDVYHMAVEMQRDVLEQIQQFLATQLIMQTSESGISAKSLRGRDSTRKQDSSEKDGGTRGRRCAIEADMKMKK; translated from the exons GGTATCAGTTAGCAGAGCAATCAAGCCCTTTGCAGAACCTGGCCGTCCTCCAGACTGGTTCTCTCAAAAA CATTGTGCTTCCCAGTACTCAGAGCTTCTAGAGACCACTGAGACCCCAAA aAGGAAACGGGGCGAAAAGGGAGAAGTGGTCGAAACTGTTGAAGATGTCATTGTTCGGAAATTGACTGCTGAAAGAGTTGAGGAACTAAAGAAAGTGATAAAGGAAACCCAAGAAAAATATAG gCGGCTGAAAAGAGATGCAGAACTAATTCAAGCTGGGCACATGGACAGCAGACTGGATGAGCTTTGCAATGACATTGTGAT GAAAAAGAagttggaggaagaggaggctgaaGTAAAGAGGAAGGCTACGGATGCTGCATATCAGG CTCGTCAAGCAGTAAAAACACCCCCTCGGAGATTACCCACTGTGATGGTCCGCTCTCCTATAGATTCTGCCTCCCCAGGAGGTGATTATCCACTCGGAGACTTGACTGCAACCACTATGGAAGAGGCCACCTCTGGA GTCAATGAGAGTGAAATGGCTGTGGCTTCGGGCCACTTGAACAGTACAGGTGTCCTCCTGGAGGTAGGCGGGGTTCTTCCCATGATACATGGTGGGGAAATGCAGCAGACACCCAACACTGTTGCGGCCTCCCCTGCTGCCTCAG GTGCTCCCACTCTTTCCCGGCTTTTAGAAGCTGGTCCTACACAGTTCACCACTCCTCTTGCTTCCTTCACTACTGTTGCCAGTGAACCTCCAGTTAAACTTGTGCCACCCCCTGTAGAGTCTGTGTCCCAGGCTACCATTGTCATGATGCCTGCGCTGCCAACACCATCCTCTGCTCCGGCTGTCTCCACTCCTGAGAGTGTAGCTCCAG TGAGTCAGCCTGACACTTGTGTCCCCATGGAGGCTGTGGGGGATCCACATACTGTGACTGTTTCCATGGATAGCAGCGAAATCTCCATGATCATCAATTCTATCAAAGAAGAGTGTTTCCGATCAGGGGTAGCAGAGGCCCCTGGGGGGTCAAAGGCTCCCAGCATAGATGGGAAGGAAGATTTAGATCTGGCTGAGAAGATGGATATTGCTGTGTCTTACACAGGTGAAGAGCTTGACTTTGAGACTGTTGGAGACATCATTGCCATCATTGAGGACAAG GTAGATGATCATCCTGAAGTGCTGGATGTGGCAGCAGTAGAAGCGGCACTGTCATTCTGTGAAGAGAATGATGATCCCCAGTCCCTGCCTGGCCCCTGGGAGCACCCGATCCAGCAGGAGCGGGATAAGCCAGTATCTCTTCCTGCACCAGAGATGACAGTCAAGCAAGAAAGGCTGGACtttgaggaaacagaaaacaaaggaatCCATGAACTGGTAGACATCAGGGAGCCTAGTGTTGAGATTAAAATGGAACCTGCGGAACCAGAACAAGGCATCTCAGGTCCTGAAATAGTAGCTGGAGTTGTTCCAGCCCCAAGTATGGAGCCACCAGAACTCAGGAGTCAAGAGTTAGATGAGGAACCCAGAAGTATTGCCACTGGAGAGATTGCTGAAGCAGATGTTTCCAGTGGGAAAGGCGATGAGACTCCACTTACAACTGTGAAGACAGAG GCATCCCCTGAAAGCATGTTGTCTCCATCACATGGCTCCAATCCCATCGAAGATCCTTTAGAGGCAGAGACTCAGCACAAGTTTGAAATGTCAG ACTCATTGAAAGAAGAATCAGGGACTATTTTTGGAAGCCAGATAAAG GATGCCCCaggtgaggatgaggaggaagatgGAGTCAGCGAAGCTGCCAGCCTAGAAGAGGCTAAGGAAGAAGATCAAGGAGAAGGCTATCTGTCAGAAATGGATAATGAGCCACCTGTGAGCGAGAGCGATGATGGCTTTAGCATTCACAATGCTACACTGCAGTCCCATACACTGGCAGACTCCATCCCCAGCAGCCCTGCTTCTTCACAGTT CTCTGTCTGTAGTGAAGATCAGGAAGCCATTCAGGCacagaaaatctggaagaaagcTATCATGCTTGTATGGAGAGCTGCAGCTAATCATAG ATATGCCAATGTCTTCCTACAGCCTGTTACAGATGATATAGCACCTGGCTACCATAGCATTGTACAGAG gccTATGGATTTGTCAACTATtaagaaaaacattgaaaatggACTGATCCGCAGCACAGCTGAATTTCAGCGGGATATTATGCTGATGTTCCAGAATGCTGTAATGTATAATAGCTCGGACCATGATGTCTATCATATGGCAGTAGAAATGCAGCGAGATGTCTTAGAGCAAATCCAG CAATTCCTTGCCACACAGTTGATTATGCAGACATCTGAATCTGGGATCAGTGCTAAAAGTCTTCGTGGGAGAGATTCTACCCGCAAACAGGATTCTTCAGAGAAG GATGGGGGCACCAGGGGGCGCCGCTGTGCCATTGAAGCAGATATGAAGATGAAAAAGTGA
- the BRD8 gene encoding bromodomain-containing protein 8 isoform X2 has product MATGTGKHKLLSTGPTEPWSIREKLCLASSVMRSGDQNWVSVSRAIKPFAEPGRPPDWFSQKHCASQYSELLETTETPKRKRGEKGEVVETVEDVIVRKLTAERVEELKKVIKETQEKYRRLKRDAELIQAGHMDSRLDELCNDIVMKKKLEEEEAEVKRKATDAAYQARQAVKTPPRRLPTVMVRSPIDSASPGGDYPLGDLTATTMEEATSGVTPGTLPSTPVTSFPGIPDTLPPGSAPLEAPMTPVTDDSPQKKMLGQKATPPPSPLLSELLKKGSLLPTSPRLVNESEMAVASGHLNSTGVLLEVGGVLPMIHGGEMQQTPNTVAASPAASGAPTLSRLLEAGPTQFTTPLASFTTVASEPPVKLVPPPVESVSQATIVMMPALPTPSSAPAVSTPESVAPVSQPDTCVPMEAVGDPHTVTVSMDSSEISMIINSIKEECFRSGVAEAPGGSKAPSIDGKEDLDLAEKMDIAVSYTGEELDFETVGDIIAIIEDKVDDHPEVLDVAAVEAALSFCEENDDPQSLPGPWEHPIQQERDKPVSLPAPEMTVKQERLDFEETENKGIHELVDIREPSVEIKMEPAEPEQGISGPEIVAGVVPAPSMEPPELRSQELDEEPRSIATGEIAEADVSSGKGDETPLTTVKTEASPESMLSPSHGSNPIEDPLEAETQHKFEMSDSLKEESGTIFGSQIKDAPGEDEEEDGVSEAASLEEAKEEDQGEGYLSEMDNEPPVSESDDGFSIHNATLQSHTLADSIPSSPASSQFSVCSEDQEAIQAQKIWKKAIMLVWRAAANHRYANVFLQPVTDDIAPGYHSIVQRPMDLSTIKKNIENGLIRSTAEFQRDIMLMFQNAVMYNSSDHDVYHMAVEMQRDVLEQIQQFLATQLIMQTSESGISAKSLRGRDSTRKQDSSEKDGGTRGRRCAIEADMKMKK; this is encoded by the exons GGTATCAGTTAGCAGAGCAATCAAGCCCTTTGCAGAACCTGGCCGTCCTCCAGACTGGTTCTCTCAAAAA CATTGTGCTTCCCAGTACTCAGAGCTTCTAGAGACCACTGAGACCCCAAA aAGGAAACGGGGCGAAAAGGGAGAAGTGGTCGAAACTGTTGAAGATGTCATTGTTCGGAAATTGACTGCTGAAAGAGTTGAGGAACTAAAGAAAGTGATAAAGGAAACCCAAGAAAAATATAG gCGGCTGAAAAGAGATGCAGAACTAATTCAAGCTGGGCACATGGACAGCAGACTGGATGAGCTTTGCAATGACATTGTGAT GAAAAAGAagttggaggaagaggaggctgaaGTAAAGAGGAAGGCTACGGATGCTGCATATCAGG CTCGTCAAGCAGTAAAAACACCCCCTCGGAGATTACCCACTGTGATGGTCCGCTCTCCTATAGATTCTGCCTCCCCAGGAGGTGATTATCCACTCGGAGACTTGACTGCAACCACTATGGAAGAGGCCACCTCTGGA GTAACCCCTGGGACTTTGCCGAGTACCCCAGTCACCTCGTTTCCTGGGATTCCTGACACCCTTCCTCCAGGCTCTGCACCCTTAGAAGCCCCCATGACCCCAGTAACAGATGATTCACCCCAGAAAAAGATGCTTGGACAGAAAGCaactccacccccctcccctctgctgtcAGAGCTCTTGAAGAAGGGCAGCCTCCTGCCTACTAGCCCCAGACTG GTCAATGAGAGTGAAATGGCTGTGGCTTCGGGCCACTTGAACAGTACAGGTGTCCTCCTGGAGGTAGGCGGGGTTCTTCCCATGATACATGGTGGGGAAATGCAGCAGACACCCAACACTGTTGCGGCCTCCCCTGCTGCCTCAG GTGCTCCCACTCTTTCCCGGCTTTTAGAAGCTGGTCCTACACAGTTCACCACTCCTCTTGCTTCCTTCACTACTGTTGCCAGTGAACCTCCAGTTAAACTTGTGCCACCCCCTGTAGAGTCTGTGTCCCAGGCTACCATTGTCATGATGCCTGCGCTGCCAACACCATCCTCTGCTCCGGCTGTCTCCACTCCTGAGAGTGTAGCTCCAG TGAGTCAGCCTGACACTTGTGTCCCCATGGAGGCTGTGGGGGATCCACATACTGTGACTGTTTCCATGGATAGCAGCGAAATCTCCATGATCATCAATTCTATCAAAGAAGAGTGTTTCCGATCAGGGGTAGCAGAGGCCCCTGGGGGGTCAAAGGCTCCCAGCATAGATGGGAAGGAAGATTTAGATCTGGCTGAGAAGATGGATATTGCTGTGTCTTACACAGGTGAAGAGCTTGACTTTGAGACTGTTGGAGACATCATTGCCATCATTGAGGACAAG GTAGATGATCATCCTGAAGTGCTGGATGTGGCAGCAGTAGAAGCGGCACTGTCATTCTGTGAAGAGAATGATGATCCCCAGTCCCTGCCTGGCCCCTGGGAGCACCCGATCCAGCAGGAGCGGGATAAGCCAGTATCTCTTCCTGCACCAGAGATGACAGTCAAGCAAGAAAGGCTGGACtttgaggaaacagaaaacaaaggaatCCATGAACTGGTAGACATCAGGGAGCCTAGTGTTGAGATTAAAATGGAACCTGCGGAACCAGAACAAGGCATCTCAGGTCCTGAAATAGTAGCTGGAGTTGTTCCAGCCCCAAGTATGGAGCCACCAGAACTCAGGAGTCAAGAGTTAGATGAGGAACCCAGAAGTATTGCCACTGGAGAGATTGCTGAAGCAGATGTTTCCAGTGGGAAAGGCGATGAGACTCCACTTACAACTGTGAAGACAGAG GCATCCCCTGAAAGCATGTTGTCTCCATCACATGGCTCCAATCCCATCGAAGATCCTTTAGAGGCAGAGACTCAGCACAAGTTTGAAATGTCAG ACTCATTGAAAGAAGAATCAGGGACTATTTTTGGAAGCCAGATAAAG GATGCCCCaggtgaggatgaggaggaagatgGAGTCAGCGAAGCTGCCAGCCTAGAAGAGGCTAAGGAAGAAGATCAAGGAGAAGGCTATCTGTCAGAAATGGATAATGAGCCACCTGTGAGCGAGAGCGATGATGGCTTTAGCATTCACAATGCTACACTGCAGTCCCATACACTGGCAGACTCCATCCCCAGCAGCCCTGCTTCTTCACAGTT CTCTGTCTGTAGTGAAGATCAGGAAGCCATTCAGGCacagaaaatctggaagaaagcTATCATGCTTGTATGGAGAGCTGCAGCTAATCATAG ATATGCCAATGTCTTCCTACAGCCTGTTACAGATGATATAGCACCTGGCTACCATAGCATTGTACAGAG gccTATGGATTTGTCAACTATtaagaaaaacattgaaaatggACTGATCCGCAGCACAGCTGAATTTCAGCGGGATATTATGCTGATGTTCCAGAATGCTGTAATGTATAATAGCTCGGACCATGATGTCTATCATATGGCAGTAGAAATGCAGCGAGATGTCTTAGAGCAAATCCAG CAATTCCTTGCCACACAGTTGATTATGCAGACATCTGAATCTGGGATCAGTGCTAAAAGTCTTCGTGGGAGAGATTCTACCCGCAAACAGGATTCTTCAGAGAAG GATGGGGGCACCAGGGGGCGCCGCTGTGCCATTGAAGCAGATATGAAGATGAAAAAGTGA